In Macrobrachium rosenbergii isolate ZJJX-2024 chromosome 6, ASM4041242v1, whole genome shotgun sequence, a genomic segment contains:
- the Dhpr gene encoding dihydropteridine reductase isoform X1 translates to MVVGKVIVYGGRGALGANVVNYFKLHNYWVGVIDLGNVDEADTSIIVSKEADWSTQAATVMKGLEEALGDEKVDAIINVAGGWAGGNASHKDFLKNCELMWSQSVWSSTITAQAAAKFLKEGGFVSLPGAQPAMKGTPGMIGYGLAKAAVHQLTKSLGEENSGLPSGATAVAILPITLDTPMNRKWMSGADFSTWTSLDFISALLLKWTKGNDRPKSGCLIQLVTKDNKTELVMD, encoded by the exons ATGGTCGTTGGAAAAGTTATCGTTTATGGAGGTCGAGGTGCCCTGGGTGCTAATGTCGTGAATTACTTCAAACTTCATAATTAT TGGGTAGGTGTAATTGACCTTGGAAATGTTGATGAAGCGGACACAAGTATAATTGTCTCAAAAGAAGCAGACTGGTCAACACAGGCAGCCACAGTTATGAAAG gTCTTGAAGAAGCACTTGGTGATGAGAAGGTTGATGCTATCATTAATGTTGCTGGAGGATGGGCTGGAGGAAATGCTTCTCATAAAG ATTTTTTGAAGAACTGTGAACTCATGTGGTCACAGAGTGTCTGGTCATCAACTATTACAGCTCAGGCTGCTGCCAAATTTCTGAAGGAAGGTGGATTTGTGTCTCTTCCAGGAGCCCAGCCTGCTATGAAAGGAACCCCTG GGATGATTGGATATGGTTTAGCAAAGGCAGCTGTTCATCAGCTGACTAAAAGTCTGGGAGAAGAGAACTCAGGTTTACCAAGTGGTGCCACTGCTGTTGCTATCCTCCCTATAACACTGGACACACCCATGAATAGGAAATGGATGTCTGGAGCTGATTTCTCAACTTGGACCTCACTGGACTTTATTTCAGC gCTCCTTCTTAAATGGACAAAAGGGAATGATCGACCAAAATCTGGCTGTCTTATTCAACTCGTTACAAAGGACAACAAGACAGAGCTTGTGATGGACTAA
- the Dhpr gene encoding dihydropteridine reductase isoform X2, translating into MAKHGYFMRLKEKKWVGVIDLGNVDEADTSIIVSKEADWSTQAATVMKGLEEALGDEKVDAIINVAGGWAGGNASHKDFLKNCELMWSQSVWSSTITAQAAAKFLKEGGFVSLPGAQPAMKGTPGMIGYGLAKAAVHQLTKSLGEENSGLPSGATAVAILPITLDTPMNRKWMSGADFSTWTSLDFISALLLKWTKGNDRPKSGCLIQLVTKDNKTELVMD; encoded by the exons ATGGCGAAACATGGATATTTCATgcgattgaaagaaaaaaag TGGGTAGGTGTAATTGACCTTGGAAATGTTGATGAAGCGGACACAAGTATAATTGTCTCAAAAGAAGCAGACTGGTCAACACAGGCAGCCACAGTTATGAAAG gTCTTGAAGAAGCACTTGGTGATGAGAAGGTTGATGCTATCATTAATGTTGCTGGAGGATGGGCTGGAGGAAATGCTTCTCATAAAG ATTTTTTGAAGAACTGTGAACTCATGTGGTCACAGAGTGTCTGGTCATCAACTATTACAGCTCAGGCTGCTGCCAAATTTCTGAAGGAAGGTGGATTTGTGTCTCTTCCAGGAGCCCAGCCTGCTATGAAAGGAACCCCTG GGATGATTGGATATGGTTTAGCAAAGGCAGCTGTTCATCAGCTGACTAAAAGTCTGGGAGAAGAGAACTCAGGTTTACCAAGTGGTGCCACTGCTGTTGCTATCCTCCCTATAACACTGGACACACCCATGAATAGGAAATGGATGTCTGGAGCTGATTTCTCAACTTGGACCTCACTGGACTTTATTTCAGC gCTCCTTCTTAAATGGACAAAAGGGAATGATCGACCAAAATCTGGCTGTCTTATTCAACTCGTTACAAAGGACAACAAGACAGAGCTTGTGATGGACTAA